A segment of the Primulina eburnea isolate SZY01 unplaced genomic scaffold, ASM2296580v1 ctg822_ERROPOS1000000+, whole genome shotgun sequence genome:
aaaaaaaaaaaaagtgtgttAGTGATTGGTCAAAATTTCAGTTGTTCGAACGTCTTCCCTTCACGGGTCGAATATGTTCAAAACCTTAATTTTTCATTGCTAATAAGGAAGTGATCTCCAATTTCAACTTTGATAAAACCTTACCTTTATGTTTTTTTTGGAAACTATCTATAGTTAATGTTAACATTCAATGAGGTTTCATTATGTAATTCGAGGGAGATGTGCGAAAAAAATGGGTGATTGATACATGAAAATGAAGTAACAAAAGAATAGGGATTCTTAACCTCATTCTcatttgagtgggtctcatgtgagagcgtctcacggatattaatctgtgagacgggtaaatcctatccatattcacaataaaaagtaatacttttggcataaaaagtaatattttttcatggatgacccaaataaaagatccgtctcacaaatacgacccgtgagaccgtctcacacaagtttttgccttctcATTTAGATGCTTGGTTCTCCCTTAAGATGATAACACTTATTCCATGATAGTATACATTCCTACCATTTGGGCAGGACGTTTATCCATTCATATCCTCAAAACTTTCTAATTCgagtatttttttgttttagtcTTGTAATTTGTCGAAGATTTGATTTCATACAAtaatttggttttttttttttaatccgaAACAACTAAACCTATCTAATACAGTTTATTTgatattgattgtatcatacgtgatttatgaagtaaaaatataattatattacacatattaaaatatatattaacaaaaataaaaggGAACGACgaatttttttcctttctttttgaAATATTGAAAGTTATATTGCtttatttttatgtctttttttatcacattaattttaaattgagTAATAAGCTTTATTATCTCTATATACGTCCTGTATAATAGAATCAATGTATATTTCGATTGATTTAGTTGTTTCGGGTAAaaaattttcaaagcaaaaaatttcaagttactatataaaaatcaaaatttaacaAATTATAAGACTAAAACAAACAAACTTACTAAAGTAAAATCTCAATTTTCTATTTCCAATTTTTGAAGAATTCGGGTAAAAAAGCTCGATGGATAACTCATCTCAGAATAACCCGTTTAATTTTTTGAGTCCGAACAAAGGCCCAGCCCATTGTAGGGGCCGCTACGATCGAATTTGAATCTTCAATCCTACTCACACTGGTTAGGGTTTCCAACAGCGACAAGCTAATCCCGCATTACTCTTGTTCTGTGTTTGTGTTTCGCCATGAGCAGATCAGGTCAACCCCCAGACCTCAAGAAGTAAGGGGCTTGAATTTAGAATTTACCGCAATATCTTATTAGTTCTTCGTATTTCTTGTAAATTAATCTGTCTATTTCTCGATTGACGGGCAGGTACATGGACAAGAAGCTACAGAGTAAGTGCCCAATTGTTCATCTTGTTAGTTTCAGATTAGGGTATTTTTATCAATATAGTTTTATAGAAGCAATGGTCTCTGTTACATAatcgttttttaaaatataatcattGTTTCATATTTTACCATACTTGGATTTCGTGCATTCAATTTATGATATGCGTGTATGATTAATTCGATCAGTCAATTTTTGGGAGACATCAGGCAGAGGCACACACCATCTAACTAAAGTTATTGAATTTCAAATGGGTTGGAAGAAACTGCTGGATTTTGTATGATACTCGCTCGGTTTTGTAAAAtttatatgtgttgatagaAATAACTAGAAGTATGAACTTTGATTTCAGGATTCGAAAATTTGAACATCTTGAATGTTGGTATAGTCAGTTTCTAGCATAAACACCATTTATGGTTGGTGCAATCTGTGTAAAATGGCATCATATGATGTCATGATTAGCGCGAGCCTTTGCTATTTTGTGTTGCGTAAAAATTTCCTGTGCTCTAGATATTATCGGTCCTTGTCAAGAGTAATGTTAATTTCCATTCCCTGTATCTGATGAACTGTGAACTGTTGCAGTAAAGCTGAATGCCAATCGTACAGTGGTCGGAACCCTTCGTGGTTTCGATCAGTTTATGAACCTGGTAATAGACAACACTGTTGAAGTGAATGGAGATGAGAAAACCGATATTGGCATGGTGGTAAGTCCTTCAAGTCCCGATTTTTTGAATCGTTCATTTCCTGTCACGACTCGAAGGATGTCGAACTTACTGTTTTGTGTTACGTTTTGCTGCCTGTTGTAGGTTATCAGAGGAAATAGTGTGGTTACTGTTGAAGCCCTTGAGCCGGTTGCCCGACCACAATGACTGTATATTTGGAATGCACTAAGTAGATCTTCGTTGTAGTGATAAATTGGTCATCTTGGATACTGAAATTGTTGTGTTCTTTATGTGTTCCATGTATTTCATAGTATCCTTCTTGAATCTGGTAGCTTGTTTCATATTTGTTACCTTGCGGTATGAATTGACTAGGTGGCTTCAGTCTGAGAGTTAATGGGTAATTCTGCTTGCTTAGAATCATTTCAAAGGATGAAAAAGTAGCTAGGTCATCTCCGACCTATATCGACTTAGGTAGTATTGTACTAAAATACGCAATTTTTGCACTAAATATAAAAGTATATTCGACAGGTCGAGAGGGTTCATACATATTTCTTGTTTACTTTATACACATTGAGTTTTTTAATTACATGActattttatttatgatttttgtatttaattaatttgaatAATTAAAACAACGTGTCTAATTATACGAGTTACTTTTTAATAAGTAGGGATTATCATAAATCAAATTATGTTAACTAAACAAACTTGAAATTAAAGCCACAGTGAACGCACTAGTACTGTGTTTTAcatcataattttataattgttttttATAGAAACTAAAACTATTTAAAACCATAAATTGAATTGCATCAATACAACATTGTAGGTGAATGAGGCAACACCGTGACGGGGATCATCCATTGTATTATGCTTCACTAAACTTCAATGTATATTTTCGAACAAAATTTCCAAGCGTTTTCGAATTTCCTCTGAAAAATTCATGGGATGGAAATAATCTCTATGTTAACGTTGTACATCGTAAAGTGATGAGATTTTCTTGTACAGCGTGGAAATCgtattttgtttcttttttttttatattattttacttgGAGCGCCAATCGGAGTTTAAATTTTGTTAAATGTGTCGATGGGATTTCACAACGTATACAAGGTGGAAAACATACATATCTTTTTGGGGTTCTTTTGCTTTACTCCATCATTTTCCATCTGTCTTAAAAAAAACACGCAAATAGTCGTTGTAAAGATGGACaggagaaataataaaaataaaaaaaattgaaaaaaccgCTTTTTTAATGCTGTCTCCGTTTTAATTAGTGTTTGGAAAGATGGTAGGTGAACGATCACCATTTAGTTTCTAAGCAGCACTTAAAAGACGGTTTTTTTTTTCCagctaaattatttttttttgttagtcTTCGTATTTATCCAATAATTTCTCTATATCGGATTCAATGTCAAAATAAATGATAAATTTCTTATCTTTATCCGATGCAAAATGATTGGCAATCACGTtgaacaattttatatttaatatatatatatataaaattaggcgGATTTTGAGTTGCATAGGTGACGATTAAGCAGTTTAGACGACCAATTTTTTAACAATGTCCAGACATATCATCTTTCTAAAAATTGAGACGTGACCGATCATTCAGCACCTAATAAATGTTTAAGCCGTATATTGATTTTAACACTAGATGTTACATATTtttacacttaaaatttttataatatttatattttaaatttttttca
Coding sequences within it:
- the LOC140822432 gene encoding probable small nuclear ribonucleoprotein G isoform X1, which encodes MSRSGQPPDLKKYMDKKLQSKCPILNANRTVVGTLRGFDQFMNLVIDNTVEVNGDEKTDIGMVVIRGNSVVTVEALEPVARPQ
- the LOC140822432 gene encoding probable small nuclear ribonucleoprotein G isoform X2, coding for MSRSGQPPDLKKYMDKKLQIKLNANRTVVGTLRGFDQFMNLVIDNTVEVNGDEKTDIGMVVIRGNSVVTVEALEPVARPQ